GAATTAGACATTGCATACTTAATTTCTTTTTCAACACCAGTATTAGGTGTCACATTTAAATCACACTCTTCATCCTTCTCTTTATAATTAATTGTTGGGGGGATGAACCCATCTTCTAATGCTTTAATTGCGAAAATTGCCTCGACTGCTCCTGATGCACCTAGTAGATGCCCAGTCATCGACTTAGTCGAACTAATATTTAAATTTGTTGTATTGTTGTTATATACCTGTTTAATTGCCATTGTCTCAGTCTTATCGTTTAATGGTGTAGATGTACCATGGGTATTAATATAACCAACATCAGTCGGGTCTATGTTTGCATCACCAATAGCCTGTTTCATACAATTAATAGGTCCTGTTGCATTGGGATCTGGAGCTGTCATATGGTGTGCATCACATGTTGCACCATATCCAACTACTTCGCCATAAATTTTAGCACCGCGCTTCTTAGCCTGCTCATATTCCTCTAAAACTAAAACGGCACTACCTTCACCCATTACGAATCCTGAACGTCTTTTATCAAATGGAATCGAAGCATTATTTACATCATTACTTGTATTCAGTGCTTTCATTGAAGCGAATCCTCCGATTCCGAGTTTCGTAATGGAAGCCTCGGCCCCACCTGTAAACATCATATCACTATATCCATCTCTTATTGCTCTAAACGCTTCACCGATCGCATTCGTCCCTGCTGCACATGCTGATACAACAGGTAAACATGGACCGTTAAATCCATATTTAATCGCTATGTTACCGGGTATTAAGTTCACAATAGCATTTGGAATAAAGAATGGTGAAATACGATCCATTCCCTTGTTATATAATTTTCCAGATTCCTCTTCAATTGTTGTTAATCCACCAATTCCTGATGACACATTAACACCAATTCGATTTGTATCAAGTTCTATATCTTTTAAGTTCGCATCACGGTATGCTTGTTCAGCAGCGATCATCCCTAGTAAAATTACTCGATCTAAACGTCTAATTTCTTTCTTAGATAAATACTGGCTAAAATCTAAATCCTTTATCTCTGCCGCTATCTTTACTTTACTATCTGTTGTATCAAATAACGTAATTTCGTCTATTCCATTTGTTCCTTTTTTAGCTGCTTCCCACATCTCACTAACAGTATTACCGATAGGCGAAACAGCTCCCAGTCCCGTTATAACAACACGTCTTTTCATGATATTCCTCCTCTTAGTTCTCCACTATTATTAATTAGTTCATTACAAGTCCACCATCTACATTTATTACCTGTCCTGTTATATAATTTGCTTTTTCACTACATAAGAATGTTACTAAATTTGCAATATCTTCAGGATTTCCTAATCGTGATAATGGTATATTCTTCTGATAAGATTCTATAATTTCATCTGAAAGGTTTTCTGTCATCTTTGTTTGTATAAATCCAGGTGCTACAGCATTAACTGTTACGTTTCGTGTAGCTAGCTCTCTAGCTAACGATTTAGTTAATCCAATTACACCTGCTTTAGATGCAACATAATTTGTCTGCCCGATATTACCAATATGAGCAACAATGGATGCAATATTAATAATTTTACCAGTTCTTTGTTTCGACATGCGTCTTGAAACATGTTTGCAACAGTTCCATGCTCCCTTTAGATTAATTTCTATTACTTGATCAAATTCTTCTTCTTTCATACGTAACATTAATGTATCTTTAGTAATACCTGCATTGTTTACTAAGATATCCACTTTTCCATATGCTTTTACCGTTTCTTCTATTAGAAACTTAGCTTCATCAAATTTACCAACATTTGCCTTAACCATAATGGCCTCAGTACCCAATGCTTTAATTTCATCCACTAAGTTTTGTGCTTTTTCTTCACTACTATTATAGTTTACAACTACTTTAGCTTGTTCTTTTGCTAAATTTAAAGCAATACTACGACCTATACCGGATGAAGCACCCGTTACAATCGCTACTTGATCTTTTAAACTCATCAAATCACTCCTCATGTTTGTTAATTTATAATTCCTTTAACTGTTCTAATCCAGAAATAGTTTCTACATTTAAAATTGTTTTCTTACGATTTACCTTTTTAACAAAACCACTTAATACTTTTCCTGGTCCTATCTCAATAAACGTTTCAACATCCTCGTTTATCATATTTCGTATCGTATCCTCAAAGTATACAGAGGACTTAATTTGTTTTCTCATTAATTCAGGTAATTCTTCTATTTGAAGCGGTAACGCATTACAATTCATAAAGAGAGGTGTGGTAGGGGGATTATACGTAGACCCTTTTACATAATCATAAACTTGTTTTGCTGCTCCGTTCATTAACTCTGTATGAAAACCACCACTAACCTTTAGAATGATTGCTCGTTTAGCTCCATGATCTTTTGCAATATCACACACACGCTTAACTGCATCTGTTTGACCACCAATCACTAGTTGATTCGGACAGTTATAGTTTGCTATATCTACAATCATATTCTTTTCTTTAGATACATAATCGCAAATTTCTGATAACTGTTCCGGTTTCATCCCAATGATTGCTGCCATTTTACCATCATTGTTTTTAGCGTCAGTTTCCATCACTTCTGCTCTGTATTTCACGAGTTTAATAATTGATTCAAGATCAAAGACACCTGCCGCATAAAGGGCTGTATATTCACCTAAACTAAAACCTGCTATTACATCAGGACTAATGTTTAGTTCTCTTCTTATGACCTCTAAAATTGCAATTGAGGTAACAAGTACAGCTGGTTGTGTATAAATTGTTTCATTTAATTTTTCATTTTCATTGAAGCAAAGTTCAGTTAAGTCATATCCTAATAAATCGCTAGCATTAGAATATATCTCTTTTACATAATCATACTGATTATAAAAATCCTGAGCCATCCCAATATATTGGGAACCCTGTCCTGAGAATAAGAATGCTGTCTTAGACATTTGATCACCTACCAATTTTCATTATATCTTGTCTTATATAAAGTTCTCATTTTAAATTTTTTAATATACTTCAATCTCAGCTTTTAACTTTTCTATATCTTTAAATAGGTCTTTTACAAGTGCTTTTGCTGGTTTAACTTCCTTAAGCATACCTGCTACTTGCCCTGCCATTACTGACCCATAATCAATGTCACCTTCAAGAACAGCCTTACGTAATGAACCTAATGTCAATTTTTCAAGTTCATGCATTGTAGCACCCTGTTCTGCTAATTTTAAATATTCTTTTGCCATTCTATTTTTTATAACCCGTACAGGGGCTCCTGCCTTACGTCCCGTAACTACTGTATCCGTATCTTTTGCTTTTACTATTCTGTTTTTATAATTGATATGGATTGGACATTCTTCAGCAAGTAAGAATGCTGTACCAATTTGAACACCTTTTGCTCCTAATACAAAAGCAGATAGTACTTGTCTAGAATCTGCGATTCCACCTGCTGCGATTACAGGAATATTAACAGCGTCTGATACTTGAGGTACTAACGTCATTGTAGTCAGTTCTCCGATGTGTCCACCTGCTTCAGTTCCTTCTACCACGACTGCGTCTGCACCGCTACGCTCAACACGTTTAGCCAGTGCTACTGAAGGAACAACCGGTATCACAACAATTCCAGCATCTTTCCAGTCTTTAATAAAGGTACCTGGATTACCAGCTCCTGTAGTAACAACCTTTACGCCCTCTTCAATGACTACTTTTGCAATATCTTTAGCATGTGGATTCATAAGCATTATATTTACACCAAAAGGCTTGTCAGTTAGATCTTTACATGCTTTAATTTCATCTCTTACTCGATCAGGGTCCCATCCTCCTGTACCGATCAGACCTAAACCTCCTGCATTCGAAACTGCTGCAGCTAACTGATAGGTAGCAATGTTTGCCATACCACCTTGTATTACTGGATATTCTGTACCAATTAATTCACAAATATTCTTCATATATCTCACCCTGCTCCTTATCATCATTTTTTAATCGTTATAATTGATGTACTATTTTTTTCACATAACATTATAGATTAATAGTCTATGTTAGATTGTGATTAACGCTGATCCCCACGTTAACCCGCCACCAAATCCGACTAGTAGGATTCTACTGTTTTCTTCTAGTCCTTTTTCCTCTAAACATTCATCTAAAGCAATTGGGATACTAGCCGCTGATGTGTTACCATATTTTTGTATATTAATATAGAATTTATCCATATCTAACTTCAAACTCTTTGCAACATTTTGTATGATTCTTAAGTTAGCTTGATGAGGAATGATATAATCAATGTCATCTAGTGTTAG
The Haloplasma contractile SSD-17B DNA segment above includes these coding regions:
- the fabK gene encoding enoyl-[acyl-carrier-protein] reductase FabK, whose translation is MKNICELIGTEYPVIQGGMANIATYQLAAAVSNAGGLGLIGTGGWDPDRVRDEIKACKDLTDKPFGVNIMLMNPHAKDIAKVVIEEGVKVVTTGAGNPGTFIKDWKDAGIVVIPVVPSVALAKRVERSGADAVVVEGTEAGGHIGELTTMTLVPQVSDAVNIPVIAAGGIADSRQVLSAFVLGAKGVQIGTAFLLAEECPIHINYKNRIVKAKDTDTVVTGRKAGAPVRVIKNRMAKEYLKLAEQGATMHELEKLTLGSLRKAVLEGDIDYGSVMAGQVAGMLKEVKPAKALVKDLFKDIEKLKAEIEVY
- the fabF gene encoding beta-ketoacyl-ACP synthase II; its protein translation is MKRRVVITGLGAVSPIGNTVSEMWEAAKKGTNGIDEITLFDTTDSKVKIAAEIKDLDFSQYLSKKEIRRLDRVILLGMIAAEQAYRDANLKDIELDTNRIGVNVSSGIGGLTTIEEESGKLYNKGMDRISPFFIPNAIVNLIPGNIAIKYGFNGPCLPVVSACAAGTNAIGEAFRAIRDGYSDMMFTGGAEASITKLGIGGFASMKALNTSNDVNNASIPFDKRRSGFVMGEGSAVLVLEEYEQAKKRGAKIYGEVVGYGATCDAHHMTAPDPNATGPINCMKQAIGDANIDPTDVGYINTHGTSTPLNDKTETMAIKQVYNNNTTNLNISSTKSMTGHLLGASGAVEAIFAIKALEDGFIPPTINYKEKDEECDLNVTPNTGVEKEIKYAMSNSLGFGGHNASVVFKKYE
- the fabD gene encoding ACP S-malonyltransferase yields the protein MSKTAFLFSGQGSQYIGMAQDFYNQYDYVKEIYSNASDLLGYDLTELCFNENEKLNETIYTQPAVLVTSIAILEVIRRELNISPDVIAGFSLGEYTALYAAGVFDLESIIKLVKYRAEVMETDAKNNDGKMAAIIGMKPEQLSEICDYVSKEKNMIVDIANYNCPNQLVIGGQTDAVKRVCDIAKDHGAKRAIILKVSGGFHTELMNGAAKQVYDYVKGSTYNPPTTPLFMNCNALPLQIEELPELMRKQIKSSVYFEDTIRNMINEDVETFIEIGPGKVLSGFVKKVNRKKTILNVETISGLEQLKEL
- the fabG gene encoding 3-oxoacyl-[acyl-carrier-protein] reductase; this translates as MSLKDQVAIVTGASSGIGRSIALNLAKEQAKVVVNYNSSEEKAQNLVDEIKALGTEAIMVKANVGKFDEAKFLIEETVKAYGKVDILVNNAGITKDTLMLRMKEEEFDQVIEINLKGAWNCCKHVSRRMSKQRTGKIINIASIVAHIGNIGQTNYVASKAGVIGLTKSLARELATRNVTVNAVAPGFIQTKMTENLSDEIIESYQKNIPLSRLGNPEDIANLVTFLCSEKANYITGQVINVDGGLVMN